A segment of the Streptomyces sp. Tu 2975 genome:
CGAGGCACTCGCCAGGTGGGCCGGGGACGAACTGCGCAGCGCGAACGCGCAGATCGAATTCCTGCTGCGACGCGCGCTGGCGGACGCCGGCCGACTGCCCTCCTCCACCGGCCCCATCGCCCGGCGCGGGCGGCCGCCCAAGGCGCAGCCGGGGCGCCGGGCGACGCCGGGAGCGGAGCGCCGTAGCGGCGGGGCGACTGCGGACGGGAGCGGGAGTACCCGCTCCCGTCCGGTTCTTCCCCGGGGCCGGAGCCCGGGAGGATCGGGGCCGGAGCTCGGGGACGATCGCGGGCCGGGGACCGGGGATCGGGGGCGCCCCCGCTATACACGACGGGTATACACCCTGAGTACAGTGGCCCGTATGTCCATCGGTCACACTCTCCTCGGCCTCCTCGAGGCCGGCCCCCGCCACGGCTACGACCTGAAGCGGGCCTTCGACGAGCGGTTCGGGCAGGACCGCCCGCTGCACTACGGGCAGGTCTACTCGACCATGTCCCGGCTCCTGAAGAACGGTCTCGTCGAGGTCGACGGAGTCGAGTCCGGAGGCGGGCCGGAGCGGAAGCGGTACGCCATCACCGACGCCGGGATCACCGATGTCGAGCGGTGGCTCGCCCGGCCCGAGAAGCCGGAGCCGTACCTTCAGTCGACGCTCTACACCAAGGTCGTCCTCGCCCTGCTCACCGGCCGCAGCGCCGCCGAGCTGCTCGACGGCCAGCGCGCGGAGCATCTGCGGCTGATGCGGATCCTCACCGACCGCAAGCGCCGCGGCGACCTCGCCGACCAGCTGATCTGCGACCACGCCCTGTTCCA
Coding sequences within it:
- a CDS encoding PadR family transcriptional regulator encodes the protein MSIGHTLLGLLEAGPRHGYDLKRAFDERFGQDRPLHYGQVYSTMSRLLKNGLVEVDGVESGGGPERKRYAITDAGITDVERWLARPEKPEPYLQSTLYTKVVLALLTGRSAAELLDGQRAEHLRLMRILTDRKRRGDLADQLICDHALFHLEADLRWLELTAARLDQLASEVRA